From Corvus hawaiiensis isolate bCorHaw1 chromosome 13, bCorHaw1.pri.cur, whole genome shotgun sequence, one genomic window encodes:
- the RCCD1 gene encoding RCC1 domain-containing protein 1 isoform X2, with amino-acid sequence MASSSPTLGTPEGPRGSHTRSTRCRGRCAHAVLRAALAGPDCTRSWLSTARGRGHAAPAGARPVRRGEGRIGLAAAFATVCLSREGRPGAGPARWGRAHPLTLKLLLDHGPASVRLSVRPSAPSPSPPVPPLPVPAPTMAAPARSWLVFGFSPEEAAGEPGPGPGPWRLEAGPERIFRVWPAWSYVVVETGAGLEVRSAGLRRRLPGWAEALPSETHLVLRGPAGARAWRREAAVRGALQDEPAWSRALPPEPRQPLPLLPGGFATPRPPFFTALPAGVRAQRLVLGTEHALLLGAAGEVFTWGGGRHGQLGHGLLESELQPRLVEALAGVPMQAVAAGGWHSASVSEAGDLYMWGWNESGQLALPSKALAQERAQDEDMGSGNTKLMPCREQSAAKDAAFISIQAFPALLDLPQDLEVSAVSCGSRHTAVITRGGELYTWGWGKYGQLGHGNNISSDQARRVEHLVAQGLRAEQVVCGPWTTYICVLEP; translated from the exons ATGGCCTCATCAAGCCCAACCCTGGGCACGCCTGAGGGCCCACGGGGCTCCCACACACGCTCCACACGCTGCCGAGGCCGGTGtgcacacgctgttctcagggCGGCCCTGGCGGGGCCTGACTGCACGCGGAGCTGGCTCAGCActgcccggggccggggccacGCTGCCCCCGCCGGCGCCCGCCCGGTGCGCCGGGGCGAGGGGAGGATAGGGCTTGCCGCTGCCTTTGCCACCGTCTGCCTTAGCCGGGAgggccggcccggggcgggACCGGCGCGGTGGGGCCGGGCCCACCCGCTGACACTAAAGCTGCTCCTGGACCACGGCCCGGCGTCTGTCCGTctgtccgtccgtccgtccgccCCTTCTCCGTCACCTCCGGTCCCTCCTCTCCCGGTGCCCGCCCCAACCATGGCGGCGCCCGCTCGCTCTTGGCTCGTGTTCGGGTTCAGCCCCGAAGAGGCGGCCGGGGAgccgggcccgggcccggggccgtggCGGCTGGAGGCGGGCCCCGAGAGGATCTTCCGCGTGTGGCCCGCCTGGAGCTACGTGGTCGTGGAGACCG GCGCGGGGCTGGAGGTGCGGAgcgcggggctgcggcggcggctgcCGGGCTGGGCCGAGGCGCTGCCCTCCGAGACGCACCTGGTGCtgcggggcccggcgggggcCCGCGCctggcggcgggaggcggcggtgAGGGGAGCGCTGCAGGACGAGCCCGCCTGGAGCCGGGCGCTGCCGCCGGAGCCCCGCCAGCcgctgccgctcctgcccggcgGCTTCGCCACGCCGCGGCCGCCGTTCTTCACCGCACTGCCGGCGGGCGTGCGGGCCCAGCGGCTGGTTCTAGGCACGGAGCACGCCCTACTACTGGGCGCCGCCGGGGAGGTCTTTACCTGGGGCGGTGGCAG gcatGGGCAGCTGGGCCACGGGCTGCTGGAGTCAGAGCTGCAGCCGCGGCTGGTGGAGGCGCTGGCTGGGGTGCCCATGCAGGCGGTGGCGGCCGGCGGGTGGCATTCAGCCAGCGTTAGCG AGGCAGGAGACCTGTACATGTGGGGCTGGAACGAGTCGGGGCAGCTGGCTCTGCCCTCCAAAGCGCTGGCACAGGAGCGAGCGCAAGATGAGGACATGGGCTCAG GGAACACCAAGCTGATGCCCTGCCGGGAGCAGTCAGCTGCCAAGGATGCTGCATTCATCTCCATCCAGGcgttcccagcactgctggatcTGCCACAGGACCTGGAGGTCAGCGCGGTCAGCTGTGGGTCCCGACACACAGCGGTCATCACAC GAGGCGGGGAGCTCTACACCTGGGGCTGGG GTAAATACGGTCAGCTGGGACATGGGAACAACATCAGCTCTGACCAGGCACGCCGTGTCGAGCACCTGGTGGCCCAGGGGTTGCGGGCAGAGCAGGTGGTGTGTGGGCCCTGGACCACCTATATATGTGTGCTGGAGCCGTGA
- the UNC45A gene encoding protein unc-45 homolog A, whose amino-acid sequence MEEPVTAEQLRARGNALFQAGDHGAALAAYTEALSLSDAASERAVLHRNRAACYLKLEDYTKAEADATKAIEADGRDVKALFRRSQALQQLGRLDQAVSDLQRCVSLEPRNKAFQEALRALGSSMHEKMKTMSCTDSKVEQMFRILLDLDEKDEDKKQKAAQNLIVLAREEAGAEKIFQSDGVRLLMQLLDTAKADLMLAALRTLVGLCSGHRSRTMAVLAELGAPRLSAVLGVEHEQVSLAACNLLHVMFDSLKEGLQKDFRGKEDAVVLDSSRDLKQLIKHLLELLVLEGASAHGRDNALNLLIKVVPRKSPKETNNSLSLWVIDQGLKKILEVGSTVCGSLGSLPVTENSRMSTSVLLSKLYEDLKCDAERENFHHLCEDYVRSWFEGHELLGKLRAIQTVSCLLQGPSEAGNRVLELEGIMDSVLSLCASVCEAHQLVAVEALIHAVDKAKRASFITANGVNLLKEIYKHSERDSIRIRALVGLCKLGSAGGTDFSMKQFAEGSTMKLAKQCRKWLCNEAIDAGTRRWAVEGLAYLTFDADVKEEFVEDKAAMQAMFQLAKSEDRSVLYAVASTLVNCTNSYDHEEPDPQMLELAKYAKQHIPEQHPKDKPAFVKRRVRKLLMAGVVSALACMVKSENPALTNSCRELISRVLLALVEEAEDRGSVVAQGGGKALIPLSLEGTEVGQTKAAQALAKITITSNPEMAFPGERIYEVVRPLVSLLHLQRTGLQNFEGLMALTNLAGISERLRQKILKERAVPMIEGYMFEEHELIRLAATECMCNMAMSKEVQELFLAEGSDRLKLMVLYSGEEDEKLRRAASGTLAMLTALHPPICKRIPQVTVHWLEILQALLLSPSVELQHRGAVVVMNMMAAAREVAEQLIASEMLEILSVLAKDKDKPRVAQAAQESLAHAVAYGLIKPNPGHA is encoded by the exons ccgCCTGGACCAGGCTGTCAGTGACCTGCAGCGGTGCGTGAGCCTGGAGCCCAGGAACAAGGCCTTCCAGGAGGCCCTGCGTGCCTTGGGCAGCAGCATGCACGAGAAG atgaagaCCATGTCCTGCACGGACTCAAAGGTAGAGCAGATGTTCCGGATCTTGCTGGATCTTGATGAAAAGGATGAAGACAAGAAGCAGAAG gctgCGCAGAACCTGATTGTGCTGGCACGagaagaggcaggagcagagaaaatCTTCCAGAGTGACGGTGTGCGGCTGCTGATGCAGCTGCTCGACACGGCCAAGGCTGACCTGATGCTGGCAGCCCTGCGCACACTGGTGGGGCTGTGCTCCGGCCACCGTTCTCGG ACCATGGCCGTCTTGGCGGAACTGGGGGCCCCCCGTCTCTCAGCGGTGCTGGGCGTGGAGCATGAGCAGGTGTCCCTGGCTGCTTGCAACCTGCTGCACGTGATGTTCGATTCCCTGAAGGAGGGGCTGCAGAAGGACTTCCGTGGGAAGGAGGACGCCGTGGTGCTGG ATTCCTCCAGGGACCTGAAACAGCTGATCAAGcacctcctggagctgctggtgctaGAAGGGGCCTCAGCCCATGGCCGTGATAATGCCCTCAACCTGCTCATCAAGGTGGTACCCAGGAAATCTCCAAAGGAGACCAACAACAGCCTGAGTCTCTGGGTGATTGACCAGG GCCTGAAGAAAATCCTGGAGGTGGGCAGCACGGTGTGCGGCAGCTTGGGCAGCCTGCCCGTGACAGAGAACAGCCGGATGAGCACCTCTGTTCTGCTGAGCAAACTGTATGAGGACCTGAAGTGTGATGCTGAGAGGGAAAACTTCCACCATCTGTGTGAGGACTATGTGAG GAGCTGGTTCGAGGGGCACGAGCTGCTGGGAAAGCTGCGGGCCATTCAGACAGTGTCGTGCCTGCTGCAGGGTCCCTCAGAAGCAGGGAACAGGGTGCTAGAGCTGGAGGGGATCATGGACAGTGTGCTGTCCCTCTGCGCCTCTGTCTGTGAGGCCCACCAGCTGGTAGCGGTGGAGGCGCTGATCCACGCAGTCGACAAGGCCAAGCGCGCCTCCTTCATCACGGCCAACGGCGTCAACCTGCTCAAGGAGATCTACAAGCACAGCGAGAGGGACAGCATCCGCATCCGTGCGCTCGTG gggctctgcaagctgggatcTGCTGGAGGCACGGACTTCAGCATGAAGCAGTTTGCCGAGGGATCCACCATGAAGCTGGCCAAGCAGTGCCGCAA GTGGCTCTGCAACGAGGCGATCGATGCGGGCACGCGGCGCTGGGCTGTAGAGGGCCTGGCCTACCTTACCTTCGACGCAGATGtcaaggaggagtttgtggagGACAAGGCAGCAATGCAGGCCATGTTTCAGCTGGCCAAG TCAGAGGACAGGAGTGTGCTCTATGCCGTTGCCTCCACGCTGGTGAACTGCACCAATAGCTATGACCATGAGGAACCAGACCCACAGATGCTGGAGCTGGCCAAGTATGCCAAGCAGCACATCCCGGAGCAGCACCCCAAG GACAAGCCAGCGTTTGTGAAGCGGCGGGTGCGGAAGCTGCTGATGGCTGGAGTGGTGTCGGCTCTGGCCTGCATGGTGAAGAGCGAGAACCCGGCGCTCACCAACTCCTGTCGGGAGCTGATCTCCAG AGTGCTCCTGGCGCTAGTGGAGGAGGCAGAAGACCGGGGTAGTGTGGTTGCACAGGGAGGAGGCAAG GCTCTGAtcccactgtccctggaggGCACTGAGGTGGGGCAGACCAAGGCAGCGCAGGCGCTAGCAAAGATCACCATCACCTCCAACCCAGAGATGGCATTCCCTGGGGAGCGG ATCTACGAGGTGGTGcggcccctggtcagcctcctGCACCTGCAGCGCACGGGCCTGCAGAACTTTGAGGGGCTGATGGCCTTGACCAACCTGGCTGGCATCAGCGAGAGGCTGCG GCAGAAGATCCTGAAAGAGCGGGCTGTGCCCATGATTGAGGGGTACATGTTTGAGGAGCACGAGCTGATCCGGCTAGCTGCAACTGAGTGCATGTGCAACATGGCCATGAGCAAAGAG GTGCAGGAGCTGTTCTTGGCTGAGGGCAGCGACCGGCTGAAGCTGATGGTCCTGTACAGTGGGGAGGAGGATGAAAAGCTGCGGCGGGCAGCCTCGGGGACCCTGGCCATGCTGACTGCCCTGCATCCCCCCATCTGCAAGCGGATTCCCCAGGTG ACGGTGCACTGGCTGGAGATCCTGCAGGCCCTGCTGCTGAGCCCCAGTGTTGAGCTGCAGCACCGTGGCGCCGTGGTGGTGATGAACATGATGGCGGCTGCGCGGGAGGTGGCCGAGCAGCTCATCGCCAGCGAGATGCTGGAGATCCTCTCCGTGCTTGCCAAGGACAAGGACAAGCCGCGGGTGGCCCAGGCGGCCCAGGAGAGCCTGGCACACGCAGTGGCTTATGGCCTCATCAAGCCCAACCCTGGGCACGCCTGA
- the RCCD1 gene encoding RCC1 domain-containing protein 1 isoform X1 — protein sequence MASSSPTLGTPEGPRGSHTRSTRCRGRCAHAVLRAALAGPDCTRSWLSTARGRGHAAPAGARPVRRGEGRIGLAAAFATVCLSREGRPGAGPARWGRAHPLTLKLLLDHGPASVRLSVRPSAPSPSPPVPPLPVPAPTMAAPARSWLVFGFSPEEAAGEPGPGPGPWRLEAGPERIFRVWPAWSYVVVETGAGLEVRSAGLRRRLPGWAEALPSETHLVLRGPAGARAWRREAAVRGALQDEPAWSRALPPEPRQPLPLLPGGFATPRPPFFTALPAGVRAQRLVLGTEHALLLGAAGEVFTWGGGRHGQLGHGLLESELQPRLVEALAGVPMQAVAAGGWHSASVSEAGDLYMWGWNESGQLALPSKALAQERAQDEDMGSGNTKLMPCREQSAAKDAAFISIQAFPALLDLPQDLEVSAVSCGSRHTAVITRGGELYTWGWGKWHLFFGTVQPPQEQLLIPVLSPLALLSLYEFHLYWRLLCSLPPSPQTPGAIAL from the exons ATGGCCTCATCAAGCCCAACCCTGGGCACGCCTGAGGGCCCACGGGGCTCCCACACACGCTCCACACGCTGCCGAGGCCGGTGtgcacacgctgttctcagggCGGCCCTGGCGGGGCCTGACTGCACGCGGAGCTGGCTCAGCActgcccggggccggggccacGCTGCCCCCGCCGGCGCCCGCCCGGTGCGCCGGGGCGAGGGGAGGATAGGGCTTGCCGCTGCCTTTGCCACCGTCTGCCTTAGCCGGGAgggccggcccggggcgggACCGGCGCGGTGGGGCCGGGCCCACCCGCTGACACTAAAGCTGCTCCTGGACCACGGCCCGGCGTCTGTCCGTctgtccgtccgtccgtccgccCCTTCTCCGTCACCTCCGGTCCCTCCTCTCCCGGTGCCCGCCCCAACCATGGCGGCGCCCGCTCGCTCTTGGCTCGTGTTCGGGTTCAGCCCCGAAGAGGCGGCCGGGGAgccgggcccgggcccggggccgtggCGGCTGGAGGCGGGCCCCGAGAGGATCTTCCGCGTGTGGCCCGCCTGGAGCTACGTGGTCGTGGAGACCG GCGCGGGGCTGGAGGTGCGGAgcgcggggctgcggcggcggctgcCGGGCTGGGCCGAGGCGCTGCCCTCCGAGACGCACCTGGTGCtgcggggcccggcgggggcCCGCGCctggcggcgggaggcggcggtgAGGGGAGCGCTGCAGGACGAGCCCGCCTGGAGCCGGGCGCTGCCGCCGGAGCCCCGCCAGCcgctgccgctcctgcccggcgGCTTCGCCACGCCGCGGCCGCCGTTCTTCACCGCACTGCCGGCGGGCGTGCGGGCCCAGCGGCTGGTTCTAGGCACGGAGCACGCCCTACTACTGGGCGCCGCCGGGGAGGTCTTTACCTGGGGCGGTGGCAG gcatGGGCAGCTGGGCCACGGGCTGCTGGAGTCAGAGCTGCAGCCGCGGCTGGTGGAGGCGCTGGCTGGGGTGCCCATGCAGGCGGTGGCGGCCGGCGGGTGGCATTCAGCCAGCGTTAGCG AGGCAGGAGACCTGTACATGTGGGGCTGGAACGAGTCGGGGCAGCTGGCTCTGCCCTCCAAAGCGCTGGCACAGGAGCGAGCGCAAGATGAGGACATGGGCTCAG GGAACACCAAGCTGATGCCCTGCCGGGAGCAGTCAGCTGCCAAGGATGCTGCATTCATCTCCATCCAGGcgttcccagcactgctggatcTGCCACAGGACCTGGAGGTCAGCGCGGTCAGCTGTGGGTCCCGACACACAGCGGTCATCACAC GAGGCGGGGAGCTCTACACCTGGGGCTGGGGTAAGTGGCACCTCTTCTTTGGGACTGTACagcctccccaggagcagcttctCATTCCTGTTCTCTCACCCTTGGCTCTTTTGTCACTGTACGAGTTCCATCTGTACTGGAGGCTCTTGtgttccctccctccctccccacaaaCACCAGGAGCAATTGCCCTGTGA